A region from the Sphingopyxis lindanitolerans genome encodes:
- a CDS encoding LemA family protein gives MTMSYRSARLLIVPVAALSLSACGINSVPTKEEAAKAKWANVEAAYQRRADLIPNLVETAKGAAKIEQATLEGVIQARASATQVKLSTDDLEDPAKVQAFQQAQGNVSSALGRLLVTVEKYPELKSQARFADLMTQLEGTENRINISIQDYNGAVQDYNTTIRTFPDIIGAKIVHGAKPMTPYKAVSPNANVAPKVDFGQ, from the coding sequence ATGACCATGTCCTATCGTTCTGCCCGTCTGCTGATCGTGCCGGTTGCCGCGCTGTCGCTGTCCGCCTGCGGCATCAACAGCGTTCCCACCAAGGAAGAGGCCGCAAAGGCCAAGTGGGCGAATGTCGAGGCCGCCTATCAGCGGCGCGCCGACTTGATCCCCAACCTTGTCGAAACCGCGAAGGGCGCGGCGAAGATCGAACAGGCGACGCTCGAGGGCGTGATCCAGGCGCGCGCCTCGGCGACGCAGGTCAAGCTCAGCACCGACGACCTCGAAGATCCGGCGAAAGTCCAGGCCTTCCAGCAGGCGCAGGGCAATGTGTCGAGCGCGCTCGGCCGCCTGCTCGTCACGGTCGAAAAATATCCCGAACTCAAGAGCCAGGCGCGCTTCGCCGACCTGATGACCCAGCTCGAAGGGACCGAGAACCGGATCAATATCTCGATCCAGGATTATAACGGCGCGGTGCAGGACTATAACACGACGATCCGCACCTTCCCCGACATCATCGGCGCCAAGATCGTTCACGGCGCCAAGCCGATGACGCCG
- the mscL gene encoding large conductance mechanosensitive channel protein MscL, with product MLNEFKEFIAKGNVMDLAVGVIIGGAFATITGSLTEDLIMPIVGWLFGGVDFSSKFILLGSIPDGIAATDYVALKKAGVAMVGYGAFITALINFLILAWIIFLLVKMVNRVTRRAADAPAGPSEVDILTEIRDELRKK from the coding sequence ATGCTGAACGAATTCAAGGAATTTATCGCCAAGGGTAATGTCATGGACCTCGCGGTCGGTGTCATCATCGGCGGCGCCTTTGCAACGATCACCGGTTCGCTGACCGAGGACCTGATCATGCCGATCGTCGGCTGGCTGTTCGGCGGCGTCGATTTTTCGAGCAAGTTCATCCTGCTCGGCAGCATTCCCGACGGGATCGCCGCGACCGATTATGTCGCGCTCAAGAAAGCCGGCGTCGCGATGGTCGGTTATGGCGCCTTCATCACCGCGTTGATCAACTTCCTGATCCTGGCGTGGATCATCTTCCTGCTGGTCAAGATGGTGAACCGCGTGACGCGCCGGGCCGCCGATGCCCCGGCGGGGCCGAGCGAGGTCGATATCCTCACCGAAATCCGCGACGAATTGCGGAAAAAATAG
- a CDS encoding MerR family transcriptional regulator codes for MKIGELSRATGTNIETIRYYERIGLLPPPARTGANYRDYGAEHRSRLSFVRHSRDLGFTIEEVRSLLDLSDHPDRDCADADRIATAHLDQVEEKIAQLSALRDELARIVGRCRGGLAGDCRVIEALGDHGQCEGAH; via the coding sequence ATGAAGATCGGCGAATTGTCGCGTGCCACCGGCACGAATATCGAAACCATCCGCTATTATGAGCGGATCGGCCTGCTGCCCCCGCCCGCGCGCACCGGGGCCAATTACCGCGATTATGGCGCCGAACACCGCTCGCGCCTCAGTTTCGTGCGCCATTCGCGCGACCTGGGCTTCACGATCGAGGAAGTCCGTTCGCTGCTCGACCTGTCCGATCATCCCGACCGCGACTGCGCCGACGCCGACCGCATCGCGACCGCGCACCTTGACCAGGTCGAGGAAAAGATCGCGCAACTGTCGGCGCTCCGCGACGAACTCGCCCGCATCGTCGGCCGCTGCCGCGGCGGCCTGGCGGGCGACTGCCGCGTCATCGAGGCGCTGGGGGATCACGGGCAATGCGAGGGCGCGCATTAA
- a CDS encoding cation transporter: MADQCCAGKSGKTALNDPRWRRVLWIALIVNAAMFAVEIAAGVAADSRALQADALDFLGDSANYAISLGVAGMAIAWRARAALLKAATMLAFGLWVLASAVWGFFAGSAPEAETMGIIGAAALVANVVVALMLYRYRTGDANMRSVWVCSRNDAIGNLAVMAAALGVFGTGQGWPDLLVAAIMAGLAIWGGLDVLRHARSDLATTAAGEAAA, encoded by the coding sequence ATGGCCGATCAATGTTGTGCGGGGAAAAGCGGCAAGACCGCGCTCAATGACCCCAGATGGCGGCGCGTGCTGTGGATCGCGCTGATCGTCAACGCCGCGATGTTCGCGGTGGAGATTGCCGCGGGCGTCGCCGCGGATTCGCGCGCGTTGCAGGCCGATGCGCTCGACTTTCTGGGCGACAGTGCGAATTATGCGATCAGCCTGGGCGTCGCCGGCATGGCGATCGCCTGGCGGGCGCGCGCGGCGTTGCTCAAGGCCGCGACGATGCTTGCCTTTGGGCTCTGGGTCTTGGCCTCGGCGGTCTGGGGCTTTTTCGCCGGCAGCGCGCCCGAGGCGGAGACGATGGGGATCATCGGCGCGGCGGCGCTGGTCGCGAACGTCGTCGTTGCGCTGATGCTCTATCGCTATCGCACCGGCGACGCGAACATGCGGTCGGTCTGGGTCTGCTCGCGCAATGACGCGATCGGCAATTTGGCGGTGATGGCCGCGGCACTCGGCGTGTTCGGTACGGGACAGGGTTGGCCCGACCTGCTGGTTGCGGCGATCATGGCGGGGCTCGCGATCTGGGGCGGGCTCGACGTCCTGCGCCATGCGCGCAGCGACCTTGCCACCACGGCGGCGGGCGAGGCAGCAGCCTGA